The following coding sequences lie in one Chelonia mydas isolate rCheMyd1 chromosome 6, rCheMyd1.pri.v2, whole genome shotgun sequence genomic window:
- the ERO1A gene encoding ERO1-like protein alpha isoform X1 encodes MGRCHLRRLLLLGLLGAAAAGPPLPGSAEQRCFCRVTGYLDDCTCDVETIDTFNNNKLFPRLSKLLESDYFRHYKVNLKKPCPFWNDSSHCGIRDCAVKPCAPNEVPGGTESASFKYSEEASKHAGECEEAKRLGAVNESLSKETQRAMLQWTQHEDSSDNFCEADDVQSPDAEYVDLLLNPERYTGYKGPEAWKIWNSIYEENCFKPRTIERPLNPLASGRGDDDGNSFYSWLEGLCVEKRAFYKLISGLHASINIHLSARYLLQDTWLGTTWGHNITEFQHRFDEVLTQGEGSKRLKNLYFLYLIELRAMSKVLPFFERPGFQLFTGNKNRDTETKNQLLEILHLTKSFPLHFDENSFFAGNKKEAAKLKEEFRLHFRNISRIMDCVGCLKCRLWGKLQTQGLGTALKILFSQKLIENMPESGPSYGFQLTRQEIVSFFNAFGRISTSIRELENFKNLLRNM; translated from the exons ATGGGCCGCTGCCACCTgcgccggctgctgctgctggggctgctcgGGGCGGCCGCTGCCGGGCCGCCGCTGCCGGGCTCCGCGGAGCAGAGGTGCTTCTGCCGG GTCACTGGTTACTTAGATGACTGCACCTGTGATGTGGAAACCATAGATACATTTAACAACAACAAGCTTTTCCCTAGATTAAGTAAGCTTCTGGAAAGTGACTACTTTAGACATTACAAG GTAAACCTAAAGAAACCTTGCCCTTTTTGGAATGACAGCAGTCACTGTGGGATAAGAGACTGTGCAGTAAAGCCTTGTGCACCT AATGAAGTCCCTGGTGGAACTGAATCTGCAAGCTTTAAG TATTCAGAAGAAGCCAGTAAACATGCTGGAGAATGTGAGGAGGCTAAGAGACTTGGAGCCGTTAATGAATCTTTGAG CAAGGAAACCCAGCGAGCCATGCTTCAGTGGACCCAGCATGAAGATTCTTCAGACAACTTTTGCGAAGCTGATG ATGTACAGTCTCCTGATGCAGAGTATGTGGATTTACTTCTGAATCCGGAACGCTACACGGGTTACAAAGGACCAGAGGCTTGGAAGATCTGGAACAGCATTTATGAGGAGAACTGTTTCAA GCCTCGGACCATAGAAAGACCTTTAAATCCCTTGGCTTCTGGCAGAG gagatgatgatg GGAATTCCTTTTACAGTTGGCTGGAAG GCCTCTGCGTAGAGAAGAGAGCTTTCTACAAACTCATTTCTGGCCTACATGCAAGCATCAACATCCATTTGAGCGCCAGGTACCTCTTGCAAG aTACGTGGTTGGGGACTACATGGGGACACAACATTACTGAGTTTCAGCACAGATTTGATGAAGTCCTTACTCAAGGAGAAGGTTCCAAGAGGCTCAAGAACCTGTATTTCCTCTACCTAATTGAATTACGGGCAATGTCGAAAGTTCTGCCATTCTTTGAGCGCCCAGGATTCCAGTTATTCACGGGGAATAAAAACAGAGACACAGAAACCAAAAACCAACTGCTGGAAATCCTTCACCTAACCAA GTCTTTCCCTTTGCACTTTGATGAAAACTCATTTTTTGCTGGAAATAAAAAGGAAGCTGCTAAATTAAAG gaagaatttaGGCTCCATTTTAGGAATATTTCTAGAATTATGGACTGCGTTGGGTGTTTAAAATGTCGCCTTTGGGGAAAGTTGCAA ACTCAGGGCTTGGGTACAGCTTTGAAGATCCTCTTTTCACAAAAACTGATAGAAAACATGCCAGAAAGTGGCCCCTCTTATGGATTCCAGCTAACGAGACAAGAAATAGTCTCCTTCTTTAATGCCTTTGGAAG GATTTCAACTAGCATTAGAGAGCTGGAAAACTTCAAGAACTTGTTACGAAATATGTAG
- the ERO1A gene encoding ERO1-like protein alpha isoform X2, with product MGRCHLRRLLLLGLLGAAAAGPPLPGSAEQRCFCRVTGYLDDCTCDVETIDTFNNNKLFPRLSKLLESDYFRHYKVNLKKPCPFWNDSSHCGIRDCAVKPCAPNEVPGGTESASFKYSEEASKHAGECEEAKRLGAVNESLSKETQRAMLQWTQHEDSSDNFCEADDVQSPDAEYVDLLLNPERYTGYKGPEAWKIWNSIYEENCFKPRTIERPLNPLASGRGNSFYSWLEGLCVEKRAFYKLISGLHASINIHLSARYLLQDTWLGTTWGHNITEFQHRFDEVLTQGEGSKRLKNLYFLYLIELRAMSKVLPFFERPGFQLFTGNKNRDTETKNQLLEILHLTKSFPLHFDENSFFAGNKKEAAKLKEEFRLHFRNISRIMDCVGCLKCRLWGKLQTQGLGTALKILFSQKLIENMPESGPSYGFQLTRQEIVSFFNAFGRISTSIRELENFKNLLRNM from the exons ATGGGCCGCTGCCACCTgcgccggctgctgctgctggggctgctcgGGGCGGCCGCTGCCGGGCCGCCGCTGCCGGGCTCCGCGGAGCAGAGGTGCTTCTGCCGG GTCACTGGTTACTTAGATGACTGCACCTGTGATGTGGAAACCATAGATACATTTAACAACAACAAGCTTTTCCCTAGATTAAGTAAGCTTCTGGAAAGTGACTACTTTAGACATTACAAG GTAAACCTAAAGAAACCTTGCCCTTTTTGGAATGACAGCAGTCACTGTGGGATAAGAGACTGTGCAGTAAAGCCTTGTGCACCT AATGAAGTCCCTGGTGGAACTGAATCTGCAAGCTTTAAG TATTCAGAAGAAGCCAGTAAACATGCTGGAGAATGTGAGGAGGCTAAGAGACTTGGAGCCGTTAATGAATCTTTGAG CAAGGAAACCCAGCGAGCCATGCTTCAGTGGACCCAGCATGAAGATTCTTCAGACAACTTTTGCGAAGCTGATG ATGTACAGTCTCCTGATGCAGAGTATGTGGATTTACTTCTGAATCCGGAACGCTACACGGGTTACAAAGGACCAGAGGCTTGGAAGATCTGGAACAGCATTTATGAGGAGAACTGTTTCAA GCCTCGGACCATAGAAAGACCTTTAAATCCCTTGGCTTCTGGCAGAG GGAATTCCTTTTACAGTTGGCTGGAAG GCCTCTGCGTAGAGAAGAGAGCTTTCTACAAACTCATTTCTGGCCTACATGCAAGCATCAACATCCATTTGAGCGCCAGGTACCTCTTGCAAG aTACGTGGTTGGGGACTACATGGGGACACAACATTACTGAGTTTCAGCACAGATTTGATGAAGTCCTTACTCAAGGAGAAGGTTCCAAGAGGCTCAAGAACCTGTATTTCCTCTACCTAATTGAATTACGGGCAATGTCGAAAGTTCTGCCATTCTTTGAGCGCCCAGGATTCCAGTTATTCACGGGGAATAAAAACAGAGACACAGAAACCAAAAACCAACTGCTGGAAATCCTTCACCTAACCAA GTCTTTCCCTTTGCACTTTGATGAAAACTCATTTTTTGCTGGAAATAAAAAGGAAGCTGCTAAATTAAAG gaagaatttaGGCTCCATTTTAGGAATATTTCTAGAATTATGGACTGCGTTGGGTGTTTAAAATGTCGCCTTTGGGGAAAGTTGCAA ACTCAGGGCTTGGGTACAGCTTTGAAGATCCTCTTTTCACAAAAACTGATAGAAAACATGCCAGAAAGTGGCCCCTCTTATGGATTCCAGCTAACGAGACAAGAAATAGTCTCCTTCTTTAATGCCTTTGGAAG GATTTCAACTAGCATTAGAGAGCTGGAAAACTTCAAGAACTTGTTACGAAATATGTAG
- the ERO1A gene encoding ERO1-like protein alpha isoform X4 has protein sequence MAVKFLVTGYLDDCTCDVETIDTFNNNKLFPRLSKLLESDYFRHYKVNLKKPCPFWNDSSHCGIRDCAVKPCAPNEVPGGTESASFKYSEEASKHAGECEEAKRLGAVNESLSKETQRAMLQWTQHEDSSDNFCEADDVQSPDAEYVDLLLNPERYTGYKGPEAWKIWNSIYEENCFKPRTIERPLNPLASGRGDDDGNSFYSWLEGLCVEKRAFYKLISGLHASINIHLSARYLLQDTWLGTTWGHNITEFQHRFDEVLTQGEGSKRLKNLYFLYLIELRAMSKVLPFFERPGFQLFTGNKNRDTETKNQLLEILHLTKSFPLHFDENSFFAGNKKEAAKLKEEFRLHFRNISRIMDCVGCLKCRLWGKLQTQGLGTALKILFSQKLIENMPESGPSYGFQLTRQEIVSFFNAFGRISTSIRELENFKNLLRNM, from the exons ATGGCTGTCAAGTTTTTG GTCACTGGTTACTTAGATGACTGCACCTGTGATGTGGAAACCATAGATACATTTAACAACAACAAGCTTTTCCCTAGATTAAGTAAGCTTCTGGAAAGTGACTACTTTAGACATTACAAG GTAAACCTAAAGAAACCTTGCCCTTTTTGGAATGACAGCAGTCACTGTGGGATAAGAGACTGTGCAGTAAAGCCTTGTGCACCT AATGAAGTCCCTGGTGGAACTGAATCTGCAAGCTTTAAG TATTCAGAAGAAGCCAGTAAACATGCTGGAGAATGTGAGGAGGCTAAGAGACTTGGAGCCGTTAATGAATCTTTGAG CAAGGAAACCCAGCGAGCCATGCTTCAGTGGACCCAGCATGAAGATTCTTCAGACAACTTTTGCGAAGCTGATG ATGTACAGTCTCCTGATGCAGAGTATGTGGATTTACTTCTGAATCCGGAACGCTACACGGGTTACAAAGGACCAGAGGCTTGGAAGATCTGGAACAGCATTTATGAGGAGAACTGTTTCAA GCCTCGGACCATAGAAAGACCTTTAAATCCCTTGGCTTCTGGCAGAG gagatgatgatg GGAATTCCTTTTACAGTTGGCTGGAAG GCCTCTGCGTAGAGAAGAGAGCTTTCTACAAACTCATTTCTGGCCTACATGCAAGCATCAACATCCATTTGAGCGCCAGGTACCTCTTGCAAG aTACGTGGTTGGGGACTACATGGGGACACAACATTACTGAGTTTCAGCACAGATTTGATGAAGTCCTTACTCAAGGAGAAGGTTCCAAGAGGCTCAAGAACCTGTATTTCCTCTACCTAATTGAATTACGGGCAATGTCGAAAGTTCTGCCATTCTTTGAGCGCCCAGGATTCCAGTTATTCACGGGGAATAAAAACAGAGACACAGAAACCAAAAACCAACTGCTGGAAATCCTTCACCTAACCAA GTCTTTCCCTTTGCACTTTGATGAAAACTCATTTTTTGCTGGAAATAAAAAGGAAGCTGCTAAATTAAAG gaagaatttaGGCTCCATTTTAGGAATATTTCTAGAATTATGGACTGCGTTGGGTGTTTAAAATGTCGCCTTTGGGGAAAGTTGCAA ACTCAGGGCTTGGGTACAGCTTTGAAGATCCTCTTTTCACAAAAACTGATAGAAAACATGCCAGAAAGTGGCCCCTCTTATGGATTCCAGCTAACGAGACAAGAAATAGTCTCCTTCTTTAATGCCTTTGGAAG GATTTCAACTAGCATTAGAGAGCTGGAAAACTTCAAGAACTTGTTACGAAATATGTAG
- the ERO1A gene encoding ERO1-like protein alpha isoform X5 produces MFVTGYLDDCTCDVETIDTFNNNKLFPRLSKLLESDYFRHYKVNLKKPCPFWNDSSHCGIRDCAVKPCAPNEVPGGTESASFKYSEEASKHAGECEEAKRLGAVNESLSKETQRAMLQWTQHEDSSDNFCEADDVQSPDAEYVDLLLNPERYTGYKGPEAWKIWNSIYEENCFKPRTIERPLNPLASGRGDDDGNSFYSWLEGLCVEKRAFYKLISGLHASINIHLSARYLLQDTWLGTTWGHNITEFQHRFDEVLTQGEGSKRLKNLYFLYLIELRAMSKVLPFFERPGFQLFTGNKNRDTETKNQLLEILHLTKSFPLHFDENSFFAGNKKEAAKLKEEFRLHFRNISRIMDCVGCLKCRLWGKLQTQGLGTALKILFSQKLIENMPESGPSYGFQLTRQEIVSFFNAFGRISTSIRELENFKNLLRNM; encoded by the exons ATGTTT GTCACTGGTTACTTAGATGACTGCACCTGTGATGTGGAAACCATAGATACATTTAACAACAACAAGCTTTTCCCTAGATTAAGTAAGCTTCTGGAAAGTGACTACTTTAGACATTACAAG GTAAACCTAAAGAAACCTTGCCCTTTTTGGAATGACAGCAGTCACTGTGGGATAAGAGACTGTGCAGTAAAGCCTTGTGCACCT AATGAAGTCCCTGGTGGAACTGAATCTGCAAGCTTTAAG TATTCAGAAGAAGCCAGTAAACATGCTGGAGAATGTGAGGAGGCTAAGAGACTTGGAGCCGTTAATGAATCTTTGAG CAAGGAAACCCAGCGAGCCATGCTTCAGTGGACCCAGCATGAAGATTCTTCAGACAACTTTTGCGAAGCTGATG ATGTACAGTCTCCTGATGCAGAGTATGTGGATTTACTTCTGAATCCGGAACGCTACACGGGTTACAAAGGACCAGAGGCTTGGAAGATCTGGAACAGCATTTATGAGGAGAACTGTTTCAA GCCTCGGACCATAGAAAGACCTTTAAATCCCTTGGCTTCTGGCAGAG gagatgatgatg GGAATTCCTTTTACAGTTGGCTGGAAG GCCTCTGCGTAGAGAAGAGAGCTTTCTACAAACTCATTTCTGGCCTACATGCAAGCATCAACATCCATTTGAGCGCCAGGTACCTCTTGCAAG aTACGTGGTTGGGGACTACATGGGGACACAACATTACTGAGTTTCAGCACAGATTTGATGAAGTCCTTACTCAAGGAGAAGGTTCCAAGAGGCTCAAGAACCTGTATTTCCTCTACCTAATTGAATTACGGGCAATGTCGAAAGTTCTGCCATTCTTTGAGCGCCCAGGATTCCAGTTATTCACGGGGAATAAAAACAGAGACACAGAAACCAAAAACCAACTGCTGGAAATCCTTCACCTAACCAA GTCTTTCCCTTTGCACTTTGATGAAAACTCATTTTTTGCTGGAAATAAAAAGGAAGCTGCTAAATTAAAG gaagaatttaGGCTCCATTTTAGGAATATTTCTAGAATTATGGACTGCGTTGGGTGTTTAAAATGTCGCCTTTGGGGAAAGTTGCAA ACTCAGGGCTTGGGTACAGCTTTGAAGATCCTCTTTTCACAAAAACTGATAGAAAACATGCCAGAAAGTGGCCCCTCTTATGGATTCCAGCTAACGAGACAAGAAATAGTCTCCTTCTTTAATGCCTTTGGAAG GATTTCAACTAGCATTAGAGAGCTGGAAAACTTCAAGAACTTGTTACGAAATATGTAG
- the ERO1A gene encoding ERO1-like protein alpha isoform X3: MVTCCRFLLFLVTGYLDDCTCDVETIDTFNNNKLFPRLSKLLESDYFRHYKVNLKKPCPFWNDSSHCGIRDCAVKPCAPNEVPGGTESASFKYSEEASKHAGECEEAKRLGAVNESLSKETQRAMLQWTQHEDSSDNFCEADDVQSPDAEYVDLLLNPERYTGYKGPEAWKIWNSIYEENCFKPRTIERPLNPLASGRGDDDGNSFYSWLEGLCVEKRAFYKLISGLHASINIHLSARYLLQDTWLGTTWGHNITEFQHRFDEVLTQGEGSKRLKNLYFLYLIELRAMSKVLPFFERPGFQLFTGNKNRDTETKNQLLEILHLTKSFPLHFDENSFFAGNKKEAAKLKEEFRLHFRNISRIMDCVGCLKCRLWGKLQTQGLGTALKILFSQKLIENMPESGPSYGFQLTRQEIVSFFNAFGRISTSIRELENFKNLLRNM, from the exons ATGGTTACGTGCTGTAGATTTCTACTGTTTTTG GTCACTGGTTACTTAGATGACTGCACCTGTGATGTGGAAACCATAGATACATTTAACAACAACAAGCTTTTCCCTAGATTAAGTAAGCTTCTGGAAAGTGACTACTTTAGACATTACAAG GTAAACCTAAAGAAACCTTGCCCTTTTTGGAATGACAGCAGTCACTGTGGGATAAGAGACTGTGCAGTAAAGCCTTGTGCACCT AATGAAGTCCCTGGTGGAACTGAATCTGCAAGCTTTAAG TATTCAGAAGAAGCCAGTAAACATGCTGGAGAATGTGAGGAGGCTAAGAGACTTGGAGCCGTTAATGAATCTTTGAG CAAGGAAACCCAGCGAGCCATGCTTCAGTGGACCCAGCATGAAGATTCTTCAGACAACTTTTGCGAAGCTGATG ATGTACAGTCTCCTGATGCAGAGTATGTGGATTTACTTCTGAATCCGGAACGCTACACGGGTTACAAAGGACCAGAGGCTTGGAAGATCTGGAACAGCATTTATGAGGAGAACTGTTTCAA GCCTCGGACCATAGAAAGACCTTTAAATCCCTTGGCTTCTGGCAGAG gagatgatgatg GGAATTCCTTTTACAGTTGGCTGGAAG GCCTCTGCGTAGAGAAGAGAGCTTTCTACAAACTCATTTCTGGCCTACATGCAAGCATCAACATCCATTTGAGCGCCAGGTACCTCTTGCAAG aTACGTGGTTGGGGACTACATGGGGACACAACATTACTGAGTTTCAGCACAGATTTGATGAAGTCCTTACTCAAGGAGAAGGTTCCAAGAGGCTCAAGAACCTGTATTTCCTCTACCTAATTGAATTACGGGCAATGTCGAAAGTTCTGCCATTCTTTGAGCGCCCAGGATTCCAGTTATTCACGGGGAATAAAAACAGAGACACAGAAACCAAAAACCAACTGCTGGAAATCCTTCACCTAACCAA GTCTTTCCCTTTGCACTTTGATGAAAACTCATTTTTTGCTGGAAATAAAAAGGAAGCTGCTAAATTAAAG gaagaatttaGGCTCCATTTTAGGAATATTTCTAGAATTATGGACTGCGTTGGGTGTTTAAAATGTCGCCTTTGGGGAAAGTTGCAA ACTCAGGGCTTGGGTACAGCTTTGAAGATCCTCTTTTCACAAAAACTGATAGAAAACATGCCAGAAAGTGGCCCCTCTTATGGATTCCAGCTAACGAGACAAGAAATAGTCTCCTTCTTTAATGCCTTTGGAAG GATTTCAACTAGCATTAGAGAGCTGGAAAACTTCAAGAACTTGTTACGAAATATGTAG